TAAATGTGAACTATCATCCCAATTTTTTGTTCCTTGGTGTGGGATTTCTACAATGTAGTATTTTTTACACAATTCCCAATGTACTTTTCCATTCTGCCAGTAGGTACCTCAGTcttttggaatattttaatcTTAATAGATCATTAAGTTGGTGACATTTTCATAACTGATAAGGCTTATTTCAAAGTCATTTATTACGTTTAAAAATAAGTCAGCACTCAATAAAAAACAATCTTTCTCCCATAATGCTTTGCAACACAAATCAAACAAAACAACAAATCATCATAACACGCATTTAGTTTTATGGAGTTAGTTCATCTTTTATTGTTCGAATGCATTCTGGGCCgagtaaataataataataaataataaactaACTCCATAAAACTTAATGCCTGTCATGGTGTAAACCTTTTCTTTTGCATTAAACACCCGCAAAATGCGTTACAATTGTTACAACCTTAATGTTTTTTGACATCAATTCATATTAATATAAAAAGACAAACTACTCTGCCAAGTTAAGGAAAACCATTTACAAACCTTTAGTTGCCTAACTCTCtgcgataaaatacgaattttcagggaaacttgagaatattttccatccaatttttctaaaaattttctttgcaatttgatctctaGTACTGAAAGATTTCGATGAgatgtaatttttcttcaaaattaatcttttaatagaggaatttgacaacgttcAATTGTTCATAGCATTTTTCCTGAACTCGGCAGTTTAGTCCTTTAGCCTTCTTATCCATGCCAATGTAAATTGTATAATTCAATAAAATGGCACCTATGCAAGTTTTTCaaatataaaatgtaaaaagaaagaaagatacTGTTTCAAATTTCTCAATGAGGTGCAAAGTTAGCACTGCAAGTACGGGTCAGTAAGTTAGGTAGGTAGCATCTTAAGCCcttgtttttattctttttgtcTATTTAAGATGATATTAAATTGAAGTCCGTGATTACCTGTAACTGTAGAATATCATGTGTAAAACATGtaaagttaataaaattaaTGATAATTTCGGCATGAATTTCCATGCTGTTTGAATTCCATGTGCCAAATTTGTGAGCGTAATGTTGCGCATGTACATTCATTTGTAAAGTACTCGTACCTACTGAAGTAAGTATTATAATGCATTTTCTCTCATGGATCGCCATACTTgtctttcttttgttttttaattgagTTAATAGTACATGAAAATCCTTCGTTTGTGTCTTTTCACTCCAATTCTCAGATacagcatcattttttttttcatttctgattTTCTCTAGAAATTCTTATTGCCTTTTGATTTGAACAACAGACCTCGTGCAAATGAagtggacccccccccccccccctctcataAGTGTAATAAAAACTTTACTGAGTGATATCAAATTCTCTTTATATTAGTTTTTTTATGTTTccaatttctgatttttaagtTTGTAAAATATTCATGCAACTCTGTGCAAAGAAAGAATTGTGCCGGCCTCCAAATgctctttgtttttattttttttttttcaacccctGCAAGTCCACATTTACTTATTTTAGAAATAGAACATGACTAAAACCTGAGATTTCAATGATAAGAGATATTTATTTTGATGCCAAATAAGTATCTCCAGCAGCAAAGTTTCTTAGAGCCAGTCAATGACATAATGTAATTCATATGAAATAAGCAAGTACCTTTGTTTGTAATTAATTACTTTCCCAATTTGAAGATCTCATCTTAAGACACTTAAGTTTTACGTTTAAGTTATGGCAAAACAAGACATATGTATGAATTGCCCTCATTTATTCCTCACATTGCCGCAAAATTATGTAGTTACGAATTTTCATTCACAAAAAATGGGTTGGAATCATGATTTATGCAGTATAAATTCTTAAAATCACTTTGGTTCgcattcttccaattttcaattatattttctaaaaataaacgaATTAAATTAATGAATAGCTACGTGTGAATGAAGAGCTTTTCTCTATCTTTGGCTCTTTTTCTATAAACACAACTTTTTGAAAAGATTTAGGAGGCTCCATTGATGTAACCCTTAAATTTAGGTAAAGAAGAAATCAGAAGttaatacaatttttggctTGTCTTAGTTGTAaacaaaagtaaaagaaaaattaaaaatttgagccTTGTTGGAAGAGTTGAGCAAAAAGTTATCAGAAGTTTCTTTTTAAGGTGAGATACATTCCATAACAAAAATTGTCTATTAATAATCCTCCTTTACTCCACCAGAAATGGAGCTTCTAATTTACTCTCAATATCTACATGTAGCATTTGTAATTTATTGAGGGCATAGCTACCAATTATTGATCTAGTGACTTTCGTTCATAAATAATAACTTTTTGTATTAAATATATTCATATGAAGTCGACTGTACATATTGTATTTTAGTAACTGAATGGTATAAACGTCTTTGAATTGAGCAACGcaatttaaattattataaaTTTGTGCTATTCATTGAAATACGATTGTGCCATAATGCTGTAAATAGTGTCTGTATGtatataatttttcattttattgtttttttataggtttttaATAAATTTGTGATTATTCATTTCAGTAAATTATTATTTCTGTAATTGAATGCATAGAAAATTACTTTGACATATCTACCTAGTGATAATACTTACCTGAAGGAACGTTCAAGAAATTTTAGCCAGCTATAGGTTGGTGAAACTTCAAAGTCACTGGAGCTTGACCttgttgctgaaaattcaaatgaacAGAAACtggaagtaattttttttttgcattgtatgtgttgatttttcaaggcatttttctcagaataagTTCTAGATAatacaatgaaataaaaatgatctAAATTTGACATTTTGCATTATTACCCAGGCATAAGGTCCTTCAGAATGATTGTTTTGAGAagacctaattttttttttagtctcaTTTTGCTTAGCTTTTtgttttaaagcaaaaaattgtTCTTAGTGATTTGGAAACATTAACAGTCATTGATGgattgaaattaaaagaaattaaattctTCTTACTTTTTGGAAATTCCTTTTGGAGATTATATTAAAGATGACATTGAAATGCAACGTAGCATCTATTTTACCTACTTaagattttcattttgtctcataatattattaattattgtGATAGCTCTGATAGTTCAGTCTTGCCAGTTTATCATCTTATGTTatgtgaaattattttaaaactactccactgaaatttttaacttatgttatacattttctaaataaaatgctcaaaatattgtaaatatttttaaattggtttttttactatttttattgttttttcaccCCTTCTGAATGCTTCTTGCAATACTAGTTGTCTACTGATAGGCTGtgaaattgtatgaaaaaaagaataaaccaTTTACTTAAGATATGATCAGGATGAAAAAGAGgttttaaaagaagaagaagattgttgttgttgaaaattttgcaaaagaaagcaaattttcgaagaaaataaaCAGCAGTTTGACAagcttgaaaaatattttcctgcaTGATCAAGTCACACAAGTTTGGTTGGAAACTACATTTTACACAGtaatgccttcaatttccaCCAATATTTGTGTTTCATTAatgaatattaaattaaatagtTTTTTAAACTCAGTCCTTAATGATATCTGAAATGACACAGTTTGTTGGAGAAATGTAAAAGAGAATGAGTCAACTGTATTATTTTTGATGCGGATTTATGAGGCATTCTGTTCATTTCAGTTGAAAACTAAATGAAgcttccctccctccccctcctcccccattAAATGCTGGTTTCAATGCCAGTTTGAAAGCTAGAGTAGGTACTTCAAGTCGTGGAagaaataaaaaccattaatttCAGATCTttcggagaaaattttgaaaaactgttgaaaacttgcagaagagaggaaaaaacattGTCCAGAGGACTTCAAGTTTGACgtacttaaaaaaagaaaatgtattcGCTCAAAAACACGGATCAGTTCAGTAAGCACAAATCAATTAAAGAATCTACTAGCACTCCGTACTTTTCTAATTCTATAATCACCTTAAAAATCTGTAGGCAACAACCGGCCTTTAATATCACCGCTCCTTGGAGCATGGGCAAAGAGCTAAAAATCTCCATTCTTCAGGAAACGAATTTATATTTTCGTGACACCCTCGTTAAAGGATAAAATGAGAGGTCATTGCTGACCCTAAGTTACAAATGGTTGATTTAATATAAATACATAAGGCACCGAAGTCTTTTGAAGAATATGACCAATAGAACACAGGGAATTACATTCTCTACTCTAACAACTTTTTTCTGATAGATACTATTTTTTCATACGTTTGCAtatgtacttcatttttttcactttcctagctaaaaatataaactgCAAAActgaagtcaatatctcaaaccgtttaaATGACGGCCAGTTGAAGTTCAAAataatggccaaaaattggttttttcaaatatgaaagttctaattcgtttttctcatggGTTTCAGGTAAATCCATCAGCAGAAAACCAAAATGccaattttcagccatttttaactttaaccaatgaccgttttgaaaatttgggtccttttttttaattttttttttttttaaaaaaaaaaatgaaattcgcttttttgtgccaaaatacCTGGAATACGGCATACCGagtttcgcgcaaatccatcgataaaaaactggtttcaatttttagcaattttgaattttaccgGCTGCCATCTCGAAACGGAAGCCATTGATtccgggtttgcgcgaaaagtttccTATCTTCATGCTCTTTTGAACGAGGAGAAGGGCTCTTTATtacattggggggggggggggggggggggtcttctcaatcgaaaaaaaaaattagggttcGTCCAAGGGAgcctccttgaaaattttaggtgtgtcgaaaagtagctccctttgacttgggaacatcctccaagtttcaTATTTATTCCAATTTGGTCAAAAGTCacagggggtggaagggactttcggatcaccctgtatacgcACACTGTAGCATCTAGGGATCAGAGTGTTCTTCACATCACAGGAATTGGTGCTCATAGTCTTCGCAATCAAGGAGGAATCTTAGTAAAGTGTTTAATTTTAGTGAAGAATCGTAAATGAACATAATCAAGAGTTTTAAGCCGCTGCACCTTGAACGCGCAACATTCAGTTCGGgccgcaaattcaaaatttcccgctaCATTTTAAAAAGCCCGTATAAATCCGTATGCGCATGCGCGCGCGCGCGAAATCGTGAAGATCATCGATCCCTCCCCTCCATGACAACAGTCAACAGATGAATGGTGAAAGTCGGGATTTCAATTTAGCAAGATTGTGCAGTTTGTCAATCGGTGATAACAGATCTTCGGCCACTGAATTACTCTTGATCGCATTTAGTCCCGTCTTCTCCGGGTAAGTTAACAAtagtaaactttttatttcttttatttttgtgaccTGAAATCTAGCATCTCTTAATGGCCACACTATGGATATCCGAATGCACCCCAAGTGACTTAACCTAACTCTATgaccttcaatttttctccatccagtgtatttaatgaaaaattgcaatttattgacATGATCCACTGCGAATATGACATACTTAGACAGTACAACACTGAGTGTATGTTCCTCATCAATTCATCTTTCCCGCCTAACCATCCAATGAGGATCTTCTGCCTAAGGTTCTCCACGCAAACGTGGGTCAGGACGCATTTTTGAGTAACATCTCTAGCATGCATCGCCTTGGGAAAGTAGAACTAATTATACATATGTCCACAACTATTGGAATGAACTTTCTCTCAGGCCTACACACTAGCGTACTCTACCGAAAGCAATTTTATATCTAGCTCATTACAACTGCCATATCGAGTCCTCTAGCACCTTAACTTTGTGGCGTGATTTCCTTCTGAGGCTTTTCCTTCATGCCCTACTTGCACAATTGAACACATCAGGTGGTCACATTAGAGGATGCATCATGTCCCAAAGGCACAATTTGGTCGAGTTTCCTTGACCTGTCCGTGGAATATGGCAACGCCGGAAGGAAGATATATTTTGTAGATATGGAATGTATTTTCTAATTATTACTCTACGTTTACTCTTCTCCTTGCCTTGTATTCTTGGTGATAATATTTTTGCATAGCAATTGTTTACCGAGGGCAATCTAGAATGGTTCTGTCAATGTGGTTTGTAAAAATTTATGAGTGGTTTTCTATTCCAGGTAACAATGAGTGCCACAGCGGTAACAAAGCTTGCAAAGCCTCCCATGCGAAAGCTGTTCTACAACGAAGCCAAAAAGCAATTGGCTGGTGCAACCATATTTTCCTTTTCAGTCGTTGGTGCATGGAAATTCTTTGTGACAGATCCCAAGAAGGAGAAATTTGCAGAATTCTATGCGTAAGTATCTTCCAGTGTGGACATTTTCCTATAAGTCGCAAGATGCTAAACTGATGGGAAACTTCTCATTTAATTACCTACCCAAGTAGGTTTTCGTGCCCAAGAGCCATTTGTTCAGAACAGACATCTCACAAATCAGCAACTGCAGCTTTTGAGCAAAGCCAATACCCCCTGGATGACCATACCTAAAGATTCGTTTTAAGGTTAAGGTTGTAACTTTTTACACGGCTCTTATGGTGAAAATCTGAAGAAAGCTATTTTTGACTCCTCAAAGTAAAATTTGACTGaagaatacatttttccttTATACTTCAAGTCTAAAGGCCTTGAATGCATTAAATTTTGGCAGCTGAATCTGTTTCTaggtgaaggaaaaaaaaaaattattagtggAAGTACATATTGCATAAAGGCTGCATCCATCATGGGAATGGAGAGGAGAGGAGGGAGATGTAGTTATACACTTGAATGTTTTAAATTCTCTGCCAGGAAAGTGAGTATGTggcaaatttttggaacttatgTTCCACGAATGTTATATTTCCAAGATAAGATCACTCAAGGGCACGAGTCATCTGATGGTACACTTAATTTCAGTCATTCACCTCATCTCATAAGCCAATGGGAGAGCATCAAGTTGAAAAGCCCAACAACTTTGAGCTCTTAGTATGGCAAATATGAACATGAATAGCTCAAggagtgcagaaagttctttgcAGCAAAAATTAATCCCAATCTTAGTCTCGAAACCTTTTGCTTGTCAATATTGTCAAAGTGTGCATTGGGCACAAATATTAAACAGATCTAGGTGATCAGGCATTTCTGggtgtctttttttctcatatttttttgctttattGAGAACTTTTCTCACGAGTTCACTGATATCCTCTTCCCACTTGCTAGCCTGGCTTTCACTTTTCTTGATCCATGATTGGCTCTCTCAAAACTATATTTTTTGATCTGAAAGCTTTGAACTGTCAGCTTCtaacacatttttatttcagcGATCTTGTTGAATGTTTTCCACACAGTTGTATGGATTTTTAAGCCCATATTGCTGCATCTTATTTTGTATGGAACTCATAGTTGACATGGtgtttaatggaaaaaaaaagaaactatggAATTGGAAAGTCTAATTCAGAATTTAAGTTTCCAGGAGGTCAGGGCTGTCTCAATCTAGGTTTTTGTCACAtagaagtttcaattttttgttcatttgagTTGAGGAAATTAATTCGTAACAAATTCTCAATTATTGTTCAGTATACATCATAAAAATGTCCAACTTATAGAAATTAATGCATAGCACTGCATGAAACAGTATAAAAGACATTATTTAAGTACTTCGCTTCTTTTTGACTTTAAAAAAGTTACATTAAGACAAATGTAATCTTTAATTTCCTTTTAGAGCAGTTGCAATATTATACTTCTGGTGTTAttgtgaaattgcaaaaatatgtaattgctcttggtttaatgatttttttggtctacataatttttttgtctacGGACCCACTGGCaccttttttgtattttaaaaaagtatctTGCATGAATACGCCTGTCTTGAAAGTGAATatgtttttaccttttt
This window of the Bemisia tabaci chromosome 3, PGI_BMITA_v3 genome carries:
- the cype gene encoding cytochrome c oxidase subunit 6C, translating into MSATAVTKLAKPPMRKLFYNEAKKQLAGATIFSFSVVGAWKFFVTDPKKEKFAEFYANYDPEAEYKRLKACGVYKSIPNDD